Genomic segment of Buchnera aphidicola (Melanaphis sacchari):
TTCACTCAATCTTGAAGTTCCCAAGTTTTTTTGAACCGATTTAGGCAAGGATTGAAAAATAGCATTATGTTCGCTATCAATAGGAAGAATTTTAGCATTGTTCGAAATAACTGCTTTCATAAATATATCGCCACATGTAATTAAAGATTCTTTATTAGCTAATAAAATAACCTTTCCAGCATATATTGCAGATAAGGTAGGTAATAAACCAGCCGTTCCAACAATAGCAGATACTACTTGATCATTTTCTTTTAAAGAAGCTAACTCACATATAGCTTTTGTACCAGATAAAACTTGAGTTTTTATATTCTTCTTTTTTATTTTTTTTCGTAATATTTTAGCAGATTTTTCATCCTTCATTGCTACCCAGTCAGGATTAAATTGCTGACATTGTTTTATCATTATCAAAAAATTTTTATTTGCCACTAAGGCGATTACTTTAAATAAAAAAGGGTTTTTTTTAATAACAGATAAAACACTAATACCAACAGATCCAGTAGATCCTAGAATTGTTATTTTTTTCATACACATTGCGCTATAAATATTATGTTACTAAAATTATAAAAATGTTATTTTGAAAACATTTTAAAAATTTATTAATTCTTTTTCTTTTGAAAAAAGAATATTATCTATTTTTTTAATGCATTCATCTGTTATTTTTTGGATATTATTTTGTGCCGTATATTCATTATCTTTACTAATAGTTTTATTTTTTAAGCATGATTTTATCTTATCATTTGCATTTTTTCGAATGTTACGAATACAAATGCGAGCATTTTCAGCGCTACTACGTGCAACTTTAATTAAATCTTTTCTTCTTTCTTCCGTCAAGCTAGGTATTGGTACAATAATGCTTTTTCCACAAACTACTGGGTTTAAATTAAGATTAGAATTTAAAATTGATTTTTTTATTAAAGTAATATTAGACTCGTCAAATACATTTATTTTTAAAGTATTAAAATTTTCAACTATTATAGCAGATATATTTTTCAAGGGAACGCGAGAACCAAAGTAATCAATTTTAATCGAATGCAGTAATTCTGGAGATGCTCTACCTGTACGAATATTATTTATTTGTATTTGAAAATTTTCAATACACATTTTCATCTTTTCATTACTATAATTTTTAATCTGATTAATCACATATTTACCTTATTTTATAAAATTCATTTAATTGAGAATATACTAATATCGAAAAAAATATATTAATTATACTGTAATAAGAGTTCCTTCATCATATCCAGTAACAATACGATATAAAGAATTAGGTTTATTCATGTTAAAAACTCTAATAGGTAAATTATGATCTCTAGCTAAATAAAAAGCTGATAAATCCATAACTTTTAATTCTTTTCTTAATACATCTTTATATGTTAATTTTTTATAAAAAGTTGCATTAGGATATTTACATGGATCTTCTGAATAAACCCCATTAACTTTGGTGCCTTTTAGAATAACATCTGATCTAGTTTCAATTCCTCGTAAACATGCAGCAGAATCTGTTGTAAATAAAGGATTTCCTATACCAGCAGAAAAAATAACAACAATATTATTATTCAATAAATTAATTGCTTTCTCACAATGATATGTTTCACATATTCCATTCAACGGAATAGAAGACATAACACAAGAAGGGATAGAATAAGAGTGCATTATATCTTTTAATACCAAGCTATTAATGACTGTAGATAAAATGCCTATTTGATCAGCTGCAATTCTATTGATTCCTAATTTAGATAAAGTTGCACCACGAAATAAATTACCACTACCTATTACCAAACCTACCTGTATTCCAATATTTAAAATTAATTTAATTTCTTTAATTATCCTTTTAAAGGCATTCATATCAATACCAAATTTATTAATTCCTTTTAATATTTCACCGCTGATTTTCAATAAAATACGACGGTATATAAATTGTGCATTGGCAGACATATTTAATCCAAATGAAATTTTATGTAATTAAATTTTAATGCATTAAAATAATTAAAAAATATGTATTTATATTTAATTATTTTGGAAATTCAGACTGAATTTCCCCTATTTCAAATCTATTAAAAGACATAATACAACCATTGTTTTCGGAAATAACTTGGCCAACAGTTTTAGTAGGATCCATCACAAAATTTTGACTTGTTAGTGAAATATTACTAATACATTTCTTCATTCGACCGTCAACAATTTTTTTTAAAATATGATCGGATTTATTAGAATGTTTAGATAAATTTAATTGAACTTCATATTCACGCTTAAAAAAAGCACTAGAAACATTTTTCGGAGATAAATATTCTGGTTTACTTGCGGCAATATGCATAGCGATTTTTTTTAATATATCTTTATTTAGATTACGCCCATTAACCAATACACCAATACGACCATTATGTAAATATGAAGCAACAGACTCTCCCTTAATAAAGACAAATCTATTTATCATTATATTCTCACCAGTTTTTAAAATTAATTCCGTTTTTTTTTCTTCAAAATATTTTTTGATATCACTGGGGCTTTCTATATTTTTTGATAATGCTGTGGATATTATTTCTTTTCCTAAAGCAATAAATAAACTATCTTTAGCTACAAAATCAGTTTGGCATTTTAGTTCGAGCATTGCACCAAAATTATTTTTAATATCAATAAATATTTGTCCTTGATCAGTACTTCTATGACTTTTGTTTTGAGCTTGAGTTTTTCCTAATTTTCGTAAATTATCAATTGATGATTCAATATCTCCATTTTCTTCTATTAATGCTCGCTTACATTCCATAAAGCCAGCTCCTGTACGAAGTCTTAATTCTTTAATCAAAGAAATATTGATGTTATTCATGTTTTTTTCTCAAATTTTATTAATA
This window contains:
- the pyrH gene encoding UMP kinase; its protein translation is MSANAQFIYRRILLKISGEILKGINKFGIDMNAFKRIIKEIKLILNIGIQVGLVIGSGNLFRGATLSKLGINRIAADQIGILSTVINSLVLKDIMHSYSIPSCVMSSIPLNGICETYHCEKAINLLNNNIVVIFSAGIGNPLFTTDSAACLRGIETRSDVILKGTKVNGVYSEDPCKYPNATFYKKLTYKDVLRKELKVMDLSAFYLARDHNLPIRVFNMNKPNSLYRIVTGYDEGTLITV
- the frr gene encoding ribosome recycling factor; amino-acid sequence: MINQIKNYSNEKMKMCIENFQIQINNIRTGRASPELLHSIKIDYFGSRVPLKNISAIIVENFNTLKINVFDESNITLIKKSILNSNLNLNPVVCGKSIIVPIPSLTEERRKDLIKVARSSAENARICIRNIRKNANDKIKSCLKNKTISKDNEYTAQNNIQKITDECIKKIDNILFSKEKELINF
- the tsf gene encoding translation elongation factor Ts translates to MNNINISLIKELRLRTGAGFMECKRALIEENGDIESSIDNLRKLGKTQAQNKSHRSTDQGQIFIDIKNNFGAMLELKCQTDFVAKDSLFIALGKEIISTALSKNIESPSDIKKYFEEKKTELILKTGENIMINRFVFIKGESVASYLHNGRIGVLVNGRNLNKDILKKIAMHIAASKPEYLSPKNVSSAFFKREYEVQLNLSKHSNKSDHILKKIVDGRMKKCISNISLTSQNFVMDPTKTVGQVISENNGCIMSFNRFEIGEIQSEFPK